One Panicum virgatum strain AP13 chromosome 3N, P.virgatum_v5, whole genome shotgun sequence DNA segment encodes these proteins:
- the LOC120663439 gene encoding uncharacterized protein LOC120663439 isoform X1: MDRYPREEKSEVVEAAMLFLNRTQRTPLLGMAKLKLSGAAVVLVMVVPLFMYTGALLVGIQLGRALERRPDGVSVSFSIRGAFAYLAKELWDTNMNNIWGPGRRQGSSVAQVVWEPVPVSRVRHEESSAAAKNQQHPYIPLSWDNSSSANPKQAHTNRTTSPRGVMSVGPWGGSGGQPFYMRGPSAPRLHSIILHHSISGIHSLACEYSYPYSLAGAGTGDNRIRLAGPWGRHQSAELHRAAIKLSAGEHVTAVEGTIGRFGGVSDVVITSLTFRSSTGRTYGPYGNTAATGTPFSVPAADGASIVGFWGRSGWLLDAVGVYVKPRSSIVKPGRPATRYPEH; encoded by the exons ATGGATCGATATCCAAGAGAAGAGAAGTCAGAAGTGGTGGAGGCGGCAATGCTTTTTCTGAACCGAACACAGAGGACCCCGCTGTTGGGGATGGCAAAGCTCAAGCTCTCCGGGGCTGCCGTGGTGCTCGTCATGGTGGTACCCCTCTTCATGTACACGGGTGCTCTCCTCGTCGGCATCCAGCTGGGCCGGGCGCTCGAGAGGAGGCCGGACGGCGTCAGCGTCAGCTTTAGCATCCGAGGGGCCTTCGCCTACCTCGCAAAG GAGCTTTGGGATACCAACATGAATAATATTTGGGGACCGGGACGACGGCAAGGCAGCAGCGTAGCGCAGGTGGTGTGGGAGCCCGTTCCGGTGAGCCGCGTTCGTCACGAAGAAAGCTCAGCAGCAGCTAAAAATCAGCAGCATCCCTACATACCTCTGTCATGGGATAACTCTAGCAGTGCTAACCCCAAGCAGGCCCACACAAATCGGACTACTTCGCCTCGTGGCGTGATGAGCGTTGgcccatggggtggatccggcggGCAGCCCTTCTACATGCGCGGCCCCAGCGCTCCTCGCCTCCATAGCATCATCTTGCATCACTCCATAAGTGGCATCCACTCCTTGGCCTGCGAGTACTCCTACCCCtactccctcgccggcgccggcaccggagACAACCGAATCCGACTGGCGGGTCCATGGGGCCGCCACCAATCCGCAGAGTTACATCGTGCCGCG ATCAAGCTGTCCGCAGGTGAGCATGTCACTGCAGTGGAGGGGACGATCGGGCGTTTTGGAGGCGTCTCCGATGTTGTCATCACCTCGCTGACCTTCCGCAGCAGCACCGGCAGGACGTATGGGCCATACGGCAACACTGCGGCGACGGGGACGCCTTTCTCCGTGCCGGCTGCGGACGGCGCCAGCATCGTCGGCTTCTGGGGACGCTCCGGCTGGCTTCTCGATGCCGTCGGGGTCTACGTCAAGCCAAGATCCTCGATTGTCaaacccggccggccggctacaAGATACCCGGAACATTAA
- the LOC120663439 gene encoding jacalin-related lectin 3-like isoform X2, whose protein sequence is MLFLNRTQRTPLLGMAKLKLSGAAVVLVMVVPLFMYTGALLVGIQLGRALERRPDGVSVSFSIRGAFAYLAKELWDTNMNNIWGPGRRQGSSVAQVVWEPVPAHTNRTTSPRGVMSVGPWGGSGGQPFYMRGPSAPRLHSIILHHSISGIHSLACEYSYPYSLAGAGTGDNRIRLAGPWGRHQSAELHRAAIKLSAGEHVTAVEGTIGRFGGVSDVVITSLTFRSSTGRTYGPYGNTAATGTPFSVPAADGASIVGFWGRSGWLLDAVGVYVKPRSSIVKPGRPATRYPEH, encoded by the exons ATGCTTTTTCTGAACCGAACACAGAGGACCCCGCTGTTGGGGATGGCAAAGCTCAAGCTCTCCGGGGCTGCCGTGGTGCTCGTCATGGTGGTACCCCTCTTCATGTACACGGGTGCTCTCCTCGTCGGCATCCAGCTGGGCCGGGCGCTCGAGAGGAGGCCGGACGGCGTCAGCGTCAGCTTTAGCATCCGAGGGGCCTTCGCCTACCTCGCAAAG GAGCTTTGGGATACCAACATGAATAATATTTGGGGACCGGGACGACGGCAAGGCAGCAGCGTAGCGCAGGTGGTGTGGGAGCCCGTTCCG GCCCACACAAATCGGACTACTTCGCCTCGTGGCGTGATGAGCGTTGgcccatggggtggatccggcggGCAGCCCTTCTACATGCGCGGCCCCAGCGCTCCTCGCCTCCATAGCATCATCTTGCATCACTCCATAAGTGGCATCCACTCCTTGGCCTGCGAGTACTCCTACCCCtactccctcgccggcgccggcaccggagACAACCGAATCCGACTGGCGGGTCCATGGGGCCGCCACCAATCCGCAGAGTTACATCGTGCCGCG ATCAAGCTGTCCGCAGGTGAGCATGTCACTGCAGTGGAGGGGACGATCGGGCGTTTTGGAGGCGTCTCCGATGTTGTCATCACCTCGCTGACCTTCCGCAGCAGCACCGGCAGGACGTATGGGCCATACGGCAACACTGCGGCGACGGGGACGCCTTTCTCCGTGCCGGCTGCGGACGGCGCCAGCATCGTCGGCTTCTGGGGACGCTCCGGCTGGCTTCTCGATGCCGTCGGGGTCTACGTCAAGCCAAGATCCTCGATTGTCaaacccggccggccggctacaAGATACCCGGAACATTAA
- the LOC120666595 gene encoding LOW QUALITY PROTEIN: zinc finger CCCH domain-containing protein 22-like (The sequence of the model RefSeq protein was modified relative to this genomic sequence to represent the inferred CDS: substituted 2 bases at 2 genomic stop codons), giving the protein MDAWEATKVVFDRVRALDPDNASKITGQLLIHDNSNKELIRLAFGPEHFLHAFVASARADLTGKPESPLSPMLGPLQTRPPWGFPSPGSCDHQSPTPFAGADHVGYDGGDAFYPENEHDCWSPVSGGHRWSFSLSDAEVAVWRPCMYSARGYCKYGSSCRFLHGLPEDDAAAKEREMEAMRTKALATGRPQQLMAPAFPFSLLPPKGINLNFLLHHHQQNEPQRVAMLIGGGDMPRFPVRSARMDCCDLIASPAARQIYLTFPADSIFSEEDASNYFSMYGPVQDVRIPYQQKRMFGFVTFVYAESVKIILNKGNPHFVCSARVLVKPYKEKGKVPDRFRKLQHPHHGDFAGCTSPTGLLDSRGPFDLQQPQIGPRTMMYRNIVANHEAYLRRKLEEQQQAAELQQAIEMEGRRFIGLQLLDLRSRDHHLGSPMPLGQSQGQLLNPDKFLALFHQXGASMLXLPWFLVVDMKLNSTRLSMSAPSAAAISATNAEGKHEEQQVEDGDASPKQTVSLGEDEKRESSPVKATQIVACGFQESGVVDDILPESPFASPTKASIDTHTIAHNGNSNNSSAHHVASSLFPPTSTLELPPYRSC; this is encoded by the exons ATGGACGCCTGGGAGGCCACCAAGGTGGTGTTCGACCGGGTGCGCGCACTGGACCCCGACAACGCCTCCAAGATCACGGGCCAGCTCCTCATCCATGACAACAGCAACAAGGAGCTCATCCGCCTCGCCTTCGGCCCTGAGCACTTCCTCCACGCCTTCGTAGCCAGCGCGCGCGCCGACCTCACCGGCAAGCCTGAGTCCCCGCTGTCGCCCATGCTCGGCCCACTACAGACCAGGCCACCCTGGGGCTTCCCGAGCCCTGGAAGCTGCGACCATCAGTCGCCGACGCCTTTCGCCGGCGCCGACCATGTCGGGTATGATGGCGGCGATGCGTTCTACCCCGAGAATGAGCACGACTGCTGGTCCCCGGTGAGCGGCGGCCACCGCTGGAGCTTCTCGCTGAGCGACGCCGAGGTGGCTGTGTGGAGGCCGTGCATGTACTCTGCGCGTGGCTATTGCAAGTACGGCTCCTCCTGCCGGTTCCTGCACGGCCTGCCCGaggacgacgcggcggcgaaGGAGCGTGAGATGGAGGCCATGCGCACCAAGGCATTGGCCACCGGGCGGCCGCAGCAGCTCATGGCGCCGGCGTTCCCCTTCTCGCTGTTGCCGCCCAAAGGCATCAACCTCAACTTCttgctccaccaccaccagcagaacGAGCCGCAAAG AGTGGCCATGCTGATTGGCGGCGGCGACATGCCCAGGTTCCCGGTGCGCTCGGCTCGGATGGACTGCTGCGACCTCATCGCCAGCCCCGCCGCGCGGCAGATCTACCTGACATTCCCGGCCGACTCCATCTTCAGTGAGGAGGACGCGTCCAACTACTTCAG CATGTACGGGCCGGTGCAGGACGTGCGCATCCCCTACCAGCAGAAGCGCATGTTCGGCTTCGTCACCTTCGTCTACGCGGAGAGCGTGAAGATCATCCTGAACAAGGGCAACCCGCATTTCGTGTGCAGCGCGCGCGTGCTCGTCAAGCCATACAAGGAGAAGGGCAAGGTCCCCGACAGGTTCAG GAAACTGCAGCACCCGCACCATGGGGACTTCGCCGGCTGCACGTCGCCCACAGGATTACTTGATTCCAGGGGTCCCTTTGATCTGCAGCAGCCACAGATTG GACCAAGGACGATGATGTACCGGAACATTGTTGCTAACCATGAGGCGTATCTGAGGAGGAAGCTTGAAGAGCAGCAGCAAGCGGCCGAGCTGCAGCAAGCCATTGAGATGGAGGGACGCCGGTTCATCGGGCTGCAGCTCCTTGACCTCAGGAGCAGGGATCACCATCTTGGCTCCCCCATGCCTCTTGGACAATCTCAAGGTCAACTTCTTAACCCAGACAAGTTcttggctctttttcatcagtGAGGTGCTTCCATGTTGTGACTTCCATGGTTTCTGGTTGTAGATATGAAGCTGAATAGTACTAGGCTTTCCATGAGTGCGCCTTCAGCTGCTGCTATCTCTGCAACTAATGCAGAAGGCAAGCACGAGGAGCAGCAGGTAGAGGATGGTGATGCCAGTCCCAAGCAAACGGTCAGCCTTGGGGAAGATGAGAAAAGGGAATCTAGTCCTGTGAAAGCAACACAAATTGTTGCTTGTGGCTTCCAAGAAAG TGGCGTGGTGGATGACATTTTGCCCGAGAGCCCCTTTGCATCTCCCACCAAGGCCTCTATTGATACTCATACAATAGCTCACaatggcaacagcaacaacagcagcgCTCATCATGTGGCTTCATCCCTTTTCCCACCTACATCCACCCTTGAGCTGCCCCCATACAGGTCCTGCTGA